The genomic window CTAGCTCCTTTTTGCACGCTATCATCTCTAAGTCCAGTACCATCTATGCCACTAAAAATTTTCTCACTTGCGCCACTTCTATAAACAGTGTACGAACTAGCTCTATCAACTGCACTCCAGTTTACATTTACGCCGCTACCATCGTAGCTAGCACTAATATTTGGAGTCTTTGGCGCACCAAGTGTTATTCCCACAATTGGCTCTTCTTGTTTTAAGCTCTCAAGGCCGTCTTTATCGACTGCTGTGACTCTGTAATACCTTGTTGCCGCATTTGTGTTTATGAGATCTTCATAAGTGTTGCTAGTCGTTTTTGCTAGATATGTGTAAGGCAAAATTTTACTCACTGTCCTATAAACTTTAAAATAAGCAAAATCCTCAGCCGGCGCGTAATCCCAAGTTAAAATTATCTTTTTTGGTGCATTTTTTGTTGCCTGAAGGTTTGTTACTGATTTAGGGTAACTCCTTTGTCGTTGCACTTATGTTTTGGCTTGGTTTTGAGACAACGCCTGAAGAAGTTTTAACTAAAATTCTATACTCATAAGACTTACCAGGTTTTACCTCAGTATCGATATATTCGGCATTTAGTCTGCCATTTACCTCTGCAATTTGGCTAAATTTATTAGCTCCTGCATCACTTCTTTGAATGATATAGCTTGCCACGGTGCTATCAGGATGCGGTCTCCAGATCACTTTCACACGTCCTGGAAGCCCTGTAATAGCTTGCGAAAACGGTACTGAATCAAGTAGCGGCTTTGTGGTTGCTGTTGCGATTGTGCCTGGTTGAGAGATGGCATTGTTTGAGTAGGTTCTCATCTGGTATGAGTATGTGGTCTCCGGTGCTAGGTTGCGGTCTACATAGTGCGTTGCAAAGCGGTCTTTGATGTCTGCAACTAGCTGCATTTTTGAGTTGGCATCATTTGGGTTTGAGCGGTAGAGATAGTACCCAACAACGCTTTCATCGGTTACTGGGTTCCATTCAAAACCAACTTCTGTCATGTCTGAAATAGTTTTTAAACTTGTAATCGTAGGTAGCGACATGCTTTGTTGAGTCGGTACGCTAGAGCCGCATCCCGCCAAGAAAGCTGCTAAAAATGGTGTCAATATGCGTAGGGCAAATTTTTTCATCAAAAATCTCCTTGGGAATTTTTTTGTAAATTATTTGGTTAAAGTCATCATACGTTTTTGCGATAAATTCTACCCTTTTGCCAGTTCGTGGATGGATAAAATAAAGCATATAAGCGTGAAGCATAACTCTGCTTATTTTATCGCCTTGGCTCTTAAATCCGTATAAATCATCGCCTAAAATATGGCGGTTTATGCTAGATAGGTGCACTCTTATCTGATGCGTCCTACCTGTAAAAAGCTTTGCCGCTATCAAATTTACTCCGCCCTCGCTTAGCAAATTTACGAAGGCACTTTTTGCAAATTTAGCGTCTGCAACGATCGCTTTTTTTAGGCGGTTGTTTGGATTTCTGCCGATTGGCTTGTCGATGATGACGTCCTCTTTTAGAGGCAGGTCAATGAGCGCTAGATAAATTCGTCCCATGCTCTTATCGCTTAGCTGCTCGCTTAGTTTTGCATGGGCGAAGTTGTTTTTAGCGACGACGATAGCGCCGCTAGTACCTTTATCTAGGCGGTGGACGATGCCAGCTCTTACGTCGCCGTTTAAATTTGAAAGCATAAAGCCCTTTTTGTTTAGCCACTCAACAAGTGTCGCCTCTTTGACACTTGGAGCTTGATGAACGACGATTTGCGGGGGCTTGTTTAGCACTATGAGATCGTCGTCCTCGTAGATGATCGGGATATCAAAATTTACTTCGTACTCATTTTGCACCTCTTTTTTTGGGGCAAAATTTACGCAAATTTCATCGTTTTCGCTCAGTAAAAAGCTAGGTTTTGAAACTGGTTTTAAATTTACGCTTACGAGAGAGTCTTTTATCAAATTTAAAGCTTGATTACGTGAAATTTGAAGCTCTTTGGCCACTGCAACGTCGAGTCTTGAGCTATTTAAAACATTAAATTTAACCAAAATCAAAGCCTTGTTTGTGATATAATCTAGCCCAAAAATTAAGGTTTGCTTCTTGATAAAACTAGATCGGCGTATTTTAACACATTTTGATTTTATTCAGCCGTTTTTAATAATCCCAATCATAGCCATCTCTTACATCCTAGTTTCCGAAGCAAACGACATTTTAGCAAACAAACAACTTATCTATTTTGGCATAGGTTTTGCATCATTTTGTGTAGCGTTTTTGCTGCCTATTAGGCGTATCGACTGGATTATTCCGATGTTTTACTGGATCTGCATCGTGTTACTTTTAAGCGTCGATCTCTTTGGCGTTAGCAAACTAGGAGCTAGGCGCTGGCTAGAAATTCCCTTTGTTCACTTCACGCTCCAGCCATCAGAGCTGATGAAGCCAGCCTTTTTGCTGATGCTAGCCTATCTCATCAAACAGCGTCCTCCAGAGGCTAATGGATACGGAGTAAAAGATTTTTTAAGACTTAGTTTTTATATACTTTTACCATTTGTGCTAATCATGAAAGAGCCTGATCTTGGCACCGCACTCATACTTTTAATAGTTGGCTACACCATCCTTTTTGTGATCGGCGTAAATAAGAAAATTTGGATCACTATCATCCTTGCGATAGGCTTTTTGGCACCAGTTTTGTATGAAAATTTACATGACTATCAAAAAAAAAGAATTCACGATTTCATCGCTGAAGAGCCAAGCTATCACGTCAAACAAAGCATCATCGCCATAGGTAGCGGCGGACTCAAAGGCAAGCCAAAAGATGAGGCAACTCAGACACACTTTAAATTTTTGCCAATCGCCACTAGTGACTTCATCTTTGCCTACAACATCGAGCGTTTTGGCTTTTATGGTGGATTATTTTTGCTTGGACTTTATGGGGCACTTATAACACATCTTTTAAGTTTAAATTACGGTCTAAAAAACGACTATTTTACACAAGTTACCACCACGGGGATTGCTGCACTAAT from Campylobacter concisus includes these protein-coding regions:
- a CDS encoding fibronectin type III domain-containing protein, producing MQRQRSYPKSVTNLQATKNAPKKIILTWDYAPAEDFAYFKVYRTVSKILPYTYLAKTTSNTYEDLINTNAATRYYRVTAVDKDGLESLKQEEPIVGITLGAPKTPNISASYDGSGVNVNWSAVDRASSYTVYRSGASEKIFSGIDGTGLRDDSVQKGASYSYSVVAIDEYGIASDKSSKAEVSIK
- a CDS encoding fibronectin type III domain-containing protein, coding for MKKFALRILTPFLAAFLAGCGSSVPTQQSMSLPTITSLKTISDMTEVGFEWNPVTDESVVGYYLYRSNPNDANSKMQLVADIKDRFATHYVDRNLAPETTYSYQMRTYSNNAISQPGTIATATTKPLLDSVPFSQAITGLPGRVKVIWRPHPDSTVASYIIQRSDAGANKFSQIAEVNGRLNAEYIDTEVKPGKSYEYRILVKTSSGVVSKPSQNISATTKELP
- a CDS encoding RluA family pseudouridine synthase, encoding MVKFNVLNSSRLDVAVAKELQISRNQALNLIKDSLVSVNLKPVSKPSFLLSENDEICVNFAPKKEVQNEYEVNFDIPIIYEDDDLIVLNKPPQIVVHQAPSVKEATLVEWLNKKGFMLSNLNGDVRAGIVHRLDKGTSGAIVVAKNNFAHAKLSEQLSDKSMGRIYLALIDLPLKEDVIIDKPIGRNPNNRLKKAIVADAKFAKSAFVNLLSEGGVNLIAAKLFTGRTHQIRVHLSSINRHILGDDLYGFKSQGDKISRVMLHAYMLYFIHPRTGKRVEFIAKTYDDFNQIIYKKIPKEIFDEKICPTHIDTIFSSFLGGMRL
- a CDS encoding FtsW/RodA/SpoVE family cell cycle protein, whose translation is MIKLDRRILTHFDFIQPFLIIPIIAISYILVSEANDILANKQLIYFGIGFASFCVAFLLPIRRIDWIIPMFYWICIVLLLSVDLFGVSKLGARRWLEIPFVHFTLQPSELMKPAFLLMLAYLIKQRPPEANGYGVKDFLRLSFYILLPFVLIMKEPDLGTALILLIVGYTILFVIGVNKKIWITIILAIGFLAPVLYENLHDYQKKRIHDFIAEEPSYHVKQSIIAIGSGGLKGKPKDEATQTHFKFLPIATSDFIFAYNIERFGFYGGLFLLGLYGALITHLLSLNYGLKNDYFTQVTTTGIAALIFVYVGVNVSMTIGFAPVVGVPLPFFSYGGSSFVTFMVLFGILQNLLTFRFDRTYSFIKIHF